The sequence below is a genomic window from Brevibacillus agri.
GCCCGCAATTACTACATTGATCTGGGCAAAGCGGAAGCGGTTATGCCGATCACCGAGAAAATGCCTTCCGAGGAGTTCAAGTCACAAGATCGGGTGAAGGCATACATCATTAAAGTAGAAAAAACCACCAAGGGACCGCAAATCGTCGTTTCCCGTACCCATCCGGGACTTTTGAAGCGCCTCTTTGAATTGGAAGTGCCAGAGATTTACGATGGTGTGGTTGAAATCAAGTCCGTTGCTCGTGAAGCAGGCGATCGTTCGAAAATCGCTGTTCATTCCATCAATCCGGACGTAGATCCTGTAGGGGCTTGTGTCGGTCCAAAAGGCATGCGCGTACAGACGATCGTGACCGAGTTGAAGGGTGAGAAGATCGACATTGTTCGTTGGTCCGAAGATCCTGCCGAGTACGTGGCAAACGCGCTCAGCCCGGCGAAGGTGCTGCATGTAGAAGTCAACCTCGCCGAAAAGGTAACCCGCGTCATCGTGCCGGATTACCAGTTGTCGCTTGCGATTGGCAAACGCGGACAAAACGCTCGTCTGGCCGCCAAGCTGACAGGCTGGAAGATCGACATCAAGAGCGAGTCCCAGGCAGACCAAGAAGGCATCGTCTATCCGAAAGAAGTAGAGGGCGATGAAGGAGTCGACAACGAATAGTCATGAAGCAAAAAAAGATCCCTTTGCGTAAATGCATTGTTTGCCAAGGAATGTTTCCGAAAAAGGAATTGATCCGCGTAGTCCGGACGCCCGCTGAGGAGATTGTCATCGACCTGACGGGAAAGGCGGCGGGACGCGGTACCTATGTGTGTCGGCAGGAAAGCTGTCTGAAGCCGGATGCGTTCGCATCGGGAAAATGGAAAAAAGTGCTGGAACGTGCCCTGAACATGTCCATCTCCGAAGAGAAGTACGATGCTTTTCGTGAGAAATGGCTGGAGATGATGGGACGATGATCCCTAAAGCAGCTCAGTTGCTCGGCATTGCGATGCGCGCGCGCAAAATCGTGACCGGGGAGGAATTGGTCATCACGGCTGTTCGCAACGGCCAGGCCCGTCTCGTTTTGCTCGCATCGGACGCATCTGACAATACGGCCAAAAAAGTCAAGGATAAATGTTCCTATTACGGGGTCTCATGTGTAACCACAGGCGACCGATATTCATTGGGACACGCAATCGGAAAAGATGGGCGCGTTACCGTGGCGGTGACCGATGGGAAGTTGGCTGAAAGCATTCAGCGTCTGCTCACCTAACTTAGAAAGGGTGAAGTTTATTTGAAGACACGTGTGTATGAATATGCCAAACAGCACAACATGAGCAGTAAGGAAATCCTCAATTTGCTAAAACGATTGAACATAGAAGTAGCAAATCATATGAGTATTATGGAAGAAGGGACGATCAAGCGGATCGAGGATCACATGGCCAAACTGCGTGCCGGCTCCAAGCCGGAAGCGCGCAA
It includes:
- the rnpM gene encoding RNase P modulator RnpM is translated as MKQKKIPLRKCIVCQGMFPKKELIRVVRTPAEEIVIDLTGKAAGRGTYVCRQESCLKPDAFASGKWKKVLERALNMSISEEKYDAFREKWLEMMGR
- a CDS encoding YlxQ family RNA-binding protein, coding for MIPKAAQLLGIAMRARKIVTGEELVITAVRNGQARLVLLASDASDNTAKKVKDKCSYYGVSCVTTGDRYSLGHAIGKDGRVTVAVTDGKLAESIQRLLT
- the nusA gene encoding transcription termination factor NusA; translation: MNGDFIEALEAIEREKGITKDVLIEAIEAALISGYKRNFNSAQNVRVDVNRHSGMVRVYARKNVVEEVLDPRLEISQEAAQEIDPNFRLDDIVEIEVTPRDFGRIAAQTAKQVVTQRIREAERGLIYSEFIEREDDIVTGVVQRMDARNYYIDLGKAEAVMPITEKMPSEEFKSQDRVKAYIIKVEKTTKGPQIVVSRTHPGLLKRLFELEVPEIYDGVVEIKSVAREAGDRSKIAVHSINPDVDPVGACVGPKGMRVQTIVTELKGEKIDIVRWSEDPAEYVANALSPAKVLHVEVNLAEKVTRVIVPDYQLSLAIGKRGQNARLAAKLTGWKIDIKSESQADQEGIVYPKEVEGDEGVDNE